The window AAATAAAGGAAATTAATTTTGTGAATTATCAAATTTATTATATTAATTTAGACACTAGTATTAAAAGAAAAAATTTTATGGAAAATCAATTTCATAAATTGGGAGTGCAAGCTATTCGAGTATCAGCGGTTAACGGCAGGCAGCTAGATGAAAATACTGTAATAAAGCTTAATAAAAGAACAGTGTTTTCTCATTTTTCTTCACCATTAGCAGGGGAGTTAGGGTTATTTTTAAGTTATAAAAAAATATTTTCTTTAATAGAAAATCAAAAAGAAGATTATGCTATTTTATTAGAAGATGATATTTTAATTAAAAATGACTTTTTTGAAAATATAGAAGCTATTTTATCTAAATTAGATACCGCCAGTATTTTAGATATCTCTGGAAGGTCGGGGTTTTGGAAAAAAACTAGTGTACCTGTTTTTAAAGATGTACTTATGCAACAATTTTCCACACCAGCTCTTGGTACAACAGGAAGAATTTATGGAAAAATAGCTGCTAAAAATATTAACCAAGCCATGCCTTATTATTTAGCCCCTATAGATGTAATGCTACAAAAAATTTATCAACATAAAGTTTCTGTTTATTCTTTAAATAAGTCTTATGTTTGTCATTCTGAAGAATTAGTAGGTGGAACTACTATTCAAGTTAAATCTATTAAGTGGTGGAAAAAATTTTTTAGAGAACTAAAGCGACCTTTTTGGCGATTGTCTATTAAACTAGGAAATTTGTGTAGGTAAAACTTAGGAAGTTACAATGAAAAACATTTGTTTATTTGTGGATAGTTTAAAAGGCGGAGGAGCTGAGCGAGTTGTTTTAAACTTGGCAAGTGCTTTAACAAATATGGGGCATAGAGTTGATATTGTAGTACTGGGCAATGGAGTAGATTACTGTGTTGAACATATTAAATATAATATTCATATTTTGGATATTTTAAATCACAAAAAATATTTAACTAAAAAGTTTAAATATAAAGATTTAGCAAGAATTACAGAGGAAAAGGTAATAGAAATTGGTGTAAAATTTGATTTATTTATTTCTAATAACGTTGTTACGGATAAAATTTGTCAGTATATAAAGGTAGAAAATTTGTATTTTTGTATTCATAGTAGTTTGTTAAATAATTGCAAAATGAAAAAGGT is drawn from Pseudobdellovibrionaceae bacterium and contains these coding sequences:
- a CDS encoding glycosyltransferase family 25 protein, with the translated sequence MNYQIYYINLDTSIKRKNFMENQFHKLGVQAIRVSAVNGRQLDENTVIKLNKRTVFSHFSSPLAGELGLFLSYKKIFSLIENQKEDYAILLEDDILIKNDFFENIEAILSKLDTASILDISGRSGFWKKTSVPVFKDVLMQQFSTPALGTTGRIYGKIAAKNINQAMPYYLAPIDVMLQKIYQHKVSVYSLNKSYVCHSEELVGGTTIQVKSIKWWKKFFRELKRPFWRLSIKLGNLCR